Proteins encoded together in one Lathyrus oleraceus cultivar Zhongwan6 chromosome 5, CAAS_Psat_ZW6_1.0, whole genome shotgun sequence window:
- the LOC127083363 gene encoding zinc transporter 8, translated as MELYKNIKVFAFSILIFLVIPTLIAAECTCDEEDEDRNKSEALRYKIAALISIMVAGAIGVCIPLLSKVIPALSPEKDIFFVIKTFAAGVILSTAFIHVLPDAFENLTSPCLKEHPWGDFPFTGFVAMCTAMGTLMVETYATSYFQNQNSKKTPKQVENHESCSDVEKHAGHEGHVHVHTHASHGHAHGQVSSSDRSSELLRHRIISQVLELGIVVHSLIIGISLGTSESPKTIKPLVAALTFHQFFEGMGLGSCITQANFKNLSITVMGLFFALTTPIGIGIGIGISSVYDENSPTALIVEGIFNAASAGILIYMALVDLLAADFMNPRMQKSGTLRLGCNISLLLGAGAMSLIAKWA; from the exons ATGGAATTGTACAAGAATATCAAGGTTTTTGCCTTTTCTATCTTGATTTTTCTCGTAATCCCAACCCTAATTGCTGCAGAATGTACATGcgatgaggaagatgaagataGAAACAAATCCGAAGCTCTTCGTTATAAGATAGCAGCTTTAATATCGATAATGGTGGCAGGTGCAATCGGTGTTTGTATACCCCTTCTTAGCAAAGTTATACCGGCGTTAAGTCCCGAGAAGGATATATTTTTTGTCATCAAAACCTTTGCTGCCGGTGTGATATTATCTACCGCTTTCATACATGTGCTTCCAGATGCTTTTGAAAATCTTACTTCACCTTGTTTAAAGGAACATCCTTGGGGTGATTTTCCGTTCACCGGTTTTGTGGCTATGTGCACGGCTATGGGGACTCTTATGGTGGAGACTTACGCCACTTCTTATTTTCAAAACCAGAATTCTAAGAAGACACCGAAACAAGTCGAGAATCACGAGTCATGCTCAGATGTAGAGAAGCATGCAGGTCATGAAGGACATGTGCATGTTCATACGCATGCTTCACATGGTCATGCACACGGGCAGGTTTCTTCTTCGGATCGATCATCAGAACTTCTTCGTCATAGGATTATATCACAG GTATTGGAGTTGGGGATTGTTGTTCACTCTCTTATAATAGGAATTTCTCTTGGTACTTCGGAGAGTCCAAAGACCATAAAGCCACTGGTAGCTGCCTTAACTTTTCATCAATTTTTTGAGGGCATGGGACTTGGAAGTTGCATAACTCAG GCAAATTTCAAGAATCTATCTATTACTGTCATGGGATTGTTCTTTGCTTTGACAACTCCAATTGGAATTGGAATTGGCATAGGGATCAGTAGTGTTTATGACGAGAACAGTCCAACAGCCCTTATAGTTGAAGGAATCTTCAATGCAGCTTCAGCTGGAATCTTGATTTATATGGCACTTGTAGATCTTCTTGCTGCTGATTTTATGAATCCAAGGATGCAAAAGAGTGGTACTCTTCGATTAGGCTGTAATATATCTCTTCTGTTAGGAGCTGGTGCCATGTCTCTTATAGCCAAATGGGCTTAG
- the LOC127083362 gene encoding protein MAIN-LIKE 1 isoform X3 yields MVRRRGADGRIPVRTLDRGASSSAAAAEPTGYPGGPYDTSLLVKYEHHVARHIWFGEERGPKKELKVAGHGLKLNSRVPLALPPQMESWVSRSGLASLQRTSLNKIDTNLVSAFVERWHLETSSFHMPFGEMSITLDDVACLLHLPIRGIFWSPQDVTEELAVELAVDYLGVSQSQAQSHVRSCRGSYYKLEWLYDIFVHHRAASSWAYATRAYLLMLVGSTIFADKTFTLVEARYLLLFRDLDGCSGYSWGAAALVTLYRYLGDASMYSCKQLGGYPTLLQCWIHEYFPTVGKRGENWNPAGNCGLPRAMRWSYRQGVLKVDDLRPILDELTPTDVIWRPFEDHRAWRVFDEICLYRDCLKWGETVVPYLPDRCLRQFGYRQYVPSPPLDCMMATDIDVDWISYHQSVVDVIGSSSVATTPSEVVDGYLEWYYRVSHPRLVPPHRDAPREVPVPVYDVGPSDPDWARVSTLIRRYLRQVNAEEEDPQFSDLFEALHISRSH; encoded by the exons A tggttcgaagaagaggtgcagatggccggattccagtccgcacgttagaccggggtgcatcttcatctgcagctgcagctgagccgactggatatccaggagggccgtacgatacatctcttttggtgaagtacgagcatcatgttgctcgacatatatggttcggtgag gaaagaggaccaaagaaagagttgaaggttgccGGACATGGCCTGAAGTTGAATTCTAGGGTTCCATTGGCTCTTCCACCAcagatggagagttgggtatctagatccggtttagcttcactgcagagaacgagtctgaacaagatagacacaaatcttgtctctgcatttgtggaaagatggcatctagagacatcttcatttcacatgccgtttggtgaaatgagcattactttagaTGATGTCGCATGTCTACTTCACTTGCCCATTAGGGGTATCTTTtggagtcctcaggatgtgactgaagagctagctgttgaacttgctgttgactacctaggagtgtcacagagtcaggcacagtcacatgttcggagctgcagggggtcgtattacaagttggagtggttatatGATATATTCGTACATCATAGGGCTGCTTccagctgggcatatgcgactagagcatatctattgatgttggtgggttccaccatatttgctgataagacctttacacttgtagaggcacgatacctcctcctgtttagggacttggatggatgttcaggatatagttggggagcagctgcactagttaccctctaccgatatcttggagatgcgtccatgtacagttgcaaacagctaggtggatatcctactctcctacag tgttggattcacgagtattttccaactgttggaaaaagaggggagaattggaaTCCTGCTGGAAACTGTGGTCTTCcccgagcgatgagatggtcgtatagacagggagtcctgaaggtcgatgatttacgacctattttggacgagctgacacctaCCGACGTCATCTGGCgaccatttgaggatcatagagcatggcgtgtatttgatgagatatgtctttacagggactgtttgaagtggggtgaaacagttgttccatacttgcctgatagatgtttacgtcagttcgggtataggcagtatgttccatccccacctctggattgtatgatggcgacggatattgatgttgattggatcaGTTACCATCAGAGTGTTGTCGATGTGATCGGTTCATCTTCCgtggccaccactccatctgagGTAGTAGACggttatctggagtggtattatcgcgtttcccatccacggttggtccctccccatcgtgacGCTCCTAGAGAGGTACCCGTTCCTGTATATGACGTCGGCCCATCTGATCCTgattgggctcgtgtatctacattgattcgtcgctatctgagacaggttaatgctgaagaggaagatccacagttttctgatttatttgaagctttgcatatttctcgttcacattga
- the LOC127083362 gene encoding protein MAIN-LIKE 1 isoform X1 produces MMRTVQLFFALTTPVGIGIGIGISSVYDENSPTALIVEGIFNAASAGILLYMALVDLLAADFMNPRMQKSGTLRLGVVRRRGADGRIPVRTLDRGASSSAAAAEPTGYPGGPYDTSLLVKYEHHVARHIWFGEERGPKKELKVAGHGLKLNSRVPLALPPQMESWVSRSGLASLQRTSLNKIDTNLVSAFVERWHLETSSFHMPFGEMSITLDDVACLLHLPIRGIFWSPQDVTEELAVELAVDYLGVSQSQAQSHVRSCRGSYYKLEWLYDIFVHHRAASSWAYATRAYLLMLVGSTIFADKTFTLVEARYLLLFRDLDGCSGYSWGAAALVTLYRYLGDASMYSCKQLGGYPTLLQCWIHEYFPTVGKRGENWNPAGNCGLPRAMRWSYRQGVLKVDDLRPILDELTPTDVIWRPFEDHRAWRVFDEICLYRDCLKWGETVVPYLPDRCLRQFGYRQYVPSPPLDCMMATDIDVDWISYHQSVVDVIGSSSVATTPSEVVDGYLEWYYRVSHPRLVPPHRDAPREVPVPVYDVGPSDPDWARVSTLIRRYLRQVNAEEEDPQFSDLFEALHISRSH; encoded by the exons ATGATGAGAACAGTCCAATTGTTCTTTGCTTTAACAACTCCAGTTGGAATTGGAATTGGCATAGGGATCAGTAGTGTTTATGATGAGAACAGTCCAACAGCCCTTATAGTTGAAGGAATCTTCAATGCAGCTTCAGCTGGAATCTTGCTTTATATGGCACTTGTAGATCTTCTTGCTGCTGATTTTATGAATCCAAGGATGCAAAAGAGTGGTACTCTTCGATTAGGCG tggttcgaagaagaggtgcagatggccggattccagtccgcacgttagaccggggtgcatcttcatctgcagctgcagctgagccgactggatatccaggagggccgtacgatacatctcttttggtgaagtacgagcatcatgttgctcgacatatatggttcggtgag gaaagaggaccaaagaaagagttgaaggttgccGGACATGGCCTGAAGTTGAATTCTAGGGTTCCATTGGCTCTTCCACCAcagatggagagttgggtatctagatccggtttagcttcactgcagagaacgagtctgaacaagatagacacaaatcttgtctctgcatttgtggaaagatggcatctagagacatcttcatttcacatgccgtttggtgaaatgagcattactttagaTGATGTCGCATGTCTACTTCACTTGCCCATTAGGGGTATCTTTtggagtcctcaggatgtgactgaagagctagctgttgaacttgctgttgactacctaggagtgtcacagagtcaggcacagtcacatgttcggagctgcagggggtcgtattacaagttggagtggttatatGATATATTCGTACATCATAGGGCTGCTTccagctgggcatatgcgactagagcatatctattgatgttggtgggttccaccatatttgctgataagacctttacacttgtagaggcacgatacctcctcctgtttagggacttggatggatgttcaggatatagttggggagcagctgcactagttaccctctaccgatatcttggagatgcgtccatgtacagttgcaaacagctaggtggatatcctactctcctacag tgttggattcacgagtattttccaactgttggaaaaagaggggagaattggaaTCCTGCTGGAAACTGTGGTCTTCcccgagcgatgagatggtcgtatagacagggagtcctgaaggtcgatgatttacgacctattttggacgagctgacacctaCCGACGTCATCTGGCgaccatttgaggatcatagagcatggcgtgtatttgatgagatatgtctttacagggactgtttgaagtggggtgaaacagttgttccatacttgcctgatagatgtttacgtcagttcgggtataggcagtatgttccatccccacctctggattgtatgatggcgacggatattgatgttgattggatcaGTTACCATCAGAGTGTTGTCGATGTGATCGGTTCATCTTCCgtggccaccactccatctgagGTAGTAGACggttatctggagtggtattatcgcgtttcccatccacggttggtccctccccatcgtgacGCTCCTAGAGAGGTACCCGTTCCTGTATATGACGTCGGCCCATCTGATCCTgattgggctcgtgtatctacattgattcgtcgctatctgagacaggttaatgctgaagaggaagatccacagttttctgatttatttgaagctttgcatatttctcgttcacattga
- the LOC127083362 gene encoding protein MAIN-LIKE 1 isoform X2 codes for MVRRRGADGRIPVRTLDRGASSSAAAAEPTGYPGGPYDTSLLVKYEHHVARHIWFGEERGPKKELKVAGHGLKLNSRVPLALPPQMESWVSRSGLASLQRTSLNKIDTNLVSAFVERWHLETSSFHMPFGEMSITLDDVACLLHLPIRGIFWSPQDVTEELAVELAVDYLGVSQSQAQSHVRSCRGSYYKLEWLYDIFVHHRAASSWAYATRAYLLMLVGSTIFADKTFTLVEARYLLLFRDLDGCSGYSWGAAALVTLYRYLGDASMYSCKQLGGYPTLLQCWIHEYFPTVGKRGENWNPAGNCGLPRAMRWSYRQGVLKVDDLRPILDELTPTDVIWRPFEDHRAWRVFDEICLYRDCLKWGETVVPYLPDRCLRQFGYRQYVPSPPLDCMMATDIDVDWISYHQSVVDVIGSSSVATTPSEVVDGYLEWYYRVSHPRLVPPHRDAPREVPVPVYDVGPSDPDWARVSTLIRRYLRQVNAEEEDPQFSDLFEALHISRSH; via the exons a tggttcgaagaagaggtgcagatggccggattccagtccgcacgttagaccggggtgcatcttcatctgcagctgcagctgagccgactggatatccaggagggccgtacgatacatctcttttggtgaagtacgagcatcatgttgctcgacatatatggttcggtgag gaaagaggaccaaagaaagagttgaaggttgccGGACATGGCCTGAAGTTGAATTCTAGGGTTCCATTGGCTCTTCCACCAcagatggagagttgggtatctagatccggtttagcttcactgcagagaacgagtctgaacaagatagacacaaatcttgtctctgcatttgtggaaagatggcatctagagacatcttcatttcacatgccgtttggtgaaatgagcattactttagaTGATGTCGCATGTCTACTTCACTTGCCCATTAGGGGTATCTTTtggagtcctcaggatgtgactgaagagctagctgttgaacttgctgttgactacctaggagtgtcacagagtcaggcacagtcacatgttcggagctgcagggggtcgtattacaagttggagtggttatatGATATATTCGTACATCATAGGGCTGCTTccagctgggcatatgcgactagagcatatctattgatgttggtgggttccaccatatttgctgataagacctttacacttgtagaggcacgatacctcctcctgtttagggacttggatggatgttcaggatatagttggggagcagctgcactagttaccctctaccgatatcttggagatgcgtccatgtacagttgcaaacagctaggtggatatcctactctcctacag tgttggattcacgagtattttccaactgttggaaaaagaggggagaattggaaTCCTGCTGGAAACTGTGGTCTTCcccgagcgatgagatggtcgtatagacagggagtcctgaaggtcgatgatttacgacctattttggacgagctgacacctaCCGACGTCATCTGGCgaccatttgaggatcatagagcatggcgtgtatttgatgagatatgtctttacagggactgtttgaagtggggtgaaacagttgttccatacttgcctgatagatgtttacgtcagttcgggtataggcagtatgttccatccccacctctggattgtatgatggcgacggatattgatgttgattggatcaGTTACCATCAGAGTGTTGTCGATGTGATCGGTTCATCTTCCgtggccaccactccatctgagGTAGTAGACggttatctggagtggtattatcgcgtttcccatccacggttggtccctccccatcgtgacGCTCCTAGAGAGGTACCCGTTCCTGTATATGACGTCGGCCCATCTGATCCTgattgggctcgtgtatctacattgattcgtcgctatctgagacaggttaatgctgaagaggaagatccacagttttctgatttatttgaagctttgcatatttctcgttcacattga